The genomic window CCTCAGTCTCATGCCGATTAAGTTAAGAATGCTAATCTTTACTCCAGCCGCTAAGGCTGATATCCAAAGACCCAATGGAACCAGTGAAAAAAATACAATCACCAGAATTAATATAATGATTGCCGGAATCAAGTATCCGGTAATATCCATAGATTTACACCTCTCTTTCGATTTGGACTATGATCCGGTTCCCTTGCACTTCATCAACGGTTATCATTTTGCCCGGTTCAATAAATTCACCACGAGTCACCACGTCATATCGTCTTCCTTCGATTTCAACAATACCCGCCGGTCGGAGCATTGATTTGGTTATCCCTTTTTTCCCCACTAAACTTTGATAATTTAATATTTTCTCTTCGGGAATTTCTTTTTCCTGATCCTTTTTATGTAATCCCAGTTTTTTCCAAATGGGATTATTGGGTAAAAAGAAAAGCAATATTAAGAAAATCCCTCCCATTATAGCCATATAGAACAACAGTTGGCTAAAAGCAACTTCCCAGAAAAGAATACTGGTAGTCCTTAAAACCATATAGAGGGAAATCACCAAAGCACTAATACCGGTAATACCAGTGACACCAAAACCGGGAATAACTAACAATTCCAAAGCCAACAAAAGAATTCCAGCTACAAAAAGCATCAAAGGTTCCCATCCGGCGAGACCAGCAAAATACCTCCCTCCAAAGAAGAGGAGCAAAGCAATAATTCCGGCTATTCCTGGAAAGCCAAACCCAGGTGTCATTATCTCAAGGAAAATACCCCCAAAAGCAATAAGGAGTAAAATTGGAATAATAGTTGGATGGGTTAAAATCCTAGCTAAAGTTTCCGACCAGGAAGGAGATGGCGTAACAACAATCGGATCTTCTAATCCCAATGCCTTAAACACTTCTTGCTGGTTTTGAGCCAGATGATCGGCAGCTCCTCTTTCTAAAGCAGTTGCTGCTGTCAGGGTTAACAATTCCCCTTTCTC from Candidatus Atribacteria bacterium ADurb.Bin276 includes these protein-coding regions:
- a CDS encoding hypothetical protein (NfeD-like C-terminal, partner-binding) gives rise to the protein MKIALLSMKEKQIFRETMRIFHYSIILILIVLSISLSAYSAEKPVVFWVPLKDIPDFGAVEWGLASFAKRSLLEAEKQGAEIVVFEIDTFGGRVDAMLFIKDLIMQAPMKTVAFINSKAWSAGVFLALSCQKIIMVPDGSIGAAEPRTGQETAETPPDPKTVSAIRGQIEALAEARNRDPQLFAAMVDRNVEIAGLKEKGELLTLTAATALERGAADHLAQNQQEVFKALGLEDPIVVTPSPSWSETLARILTHPTIIPILLLIAFGGIFLEIMTPGFGFPGIAGIIALLLFFGGRYFAGLAGWEPLMLFVAGILLLALELLVIPGFGVTGITGISALVISLYMVLRTTSILFWEVAFSQLLFYMAIMGGIFLILLFFLPNNPIWKKLGLHKKDQEKEIPEEKILNYQSLVGKKGITKSMLRPAGIVEIEGRRYDVVTRGEFIEPGKMITVDEVQGNRIIVQIEREV